In the genome of Polaribacter atrinae, one region contains:
- a CDS encoding sensor histidine kinase, producing MKIFFKFLSSTLYPKRGTERNFMVLIIFIALFYINPTHSQNLNLQNFSISDGLPTTTINDIDQDEIGYLWIATDKGYSKFDGVNFTNYKQEEVNCLLIEKNKIYIGLKNGLLVLQNNKSTFFESKEILKIKLIHHKIILATVQGVCELKEDYIQPLEIHPQIDFSIINDIISYKNTVYIASIKGLWSIEKLYKPLKVEKLIEENTTSLLINNNQLIVATATKGLKIIDDHTIVKSVPNLENISSIKKRNDEIWIASPKNGIDVLEANTYIFKRKINKYNTAISSQINTVFKDNQNSIWIGSSNKGLYKYSSEIVVIKPEVFIENIAVNYKLIDSLNVTKLVLKSHENNISFSYKTINLKNPKNTEYRYQLNNDFTPWSHQNQVDFANLKAGNYQFTVQSKEGSLLSKKVTFSFFIETPMYQKAWFIILCIALLCLLLALFIELHIRKLNKKNQQKIDTLKVANHLLTLEQKALQLQMNPHFIFNVLNGIKALGNSGNSKELNKTISQFSILLRSVLNNSRLEEISLHDEIETLKNYLELEQKMNSKSFKYTIQTSLNNIDSEEILIPPMLLQPFIENCIKHAFQPNTSDAKIKLLIEVKNRFLHFTVEDNGIGFHQSKKVKIKSNHQSVALEVTKERIQHLSKYNSFSIEEIKEQNEIKGTKIGFKIPLKTDY from the coding sequence ATGAAAATATTTTTTAAATTTTTATCTTCAACATTATATCCTAAAAGAGGAACGGAGCGTAATTTCATGGTTTTAATAATTTTTATTGCCCTTTTTTATATAAATCCCACTCATTCACAAAACCTTAATTTACAAAATTTTTCTATTTCTGATGGTCTACCAACCACTACAATAAATGATATTGATCAAGATGAAATAGGTTATTTATGGATTGCAACCGACAAAGGATATTCAAAATTTGATGGTGTAAATTTCACCAACTACAAGCAAGAAGAAGTAAATTGTCTGTTGATTGAAAAGAATAAAATTTACATCGGTTTAAAAAATGGACTTTTAGTACTTCAAAATAATAAATCTACCTTTTTTGAGAGCAAAGAAATCTTAAAAATAAAATTGATTCACCATAAAATTATTTTAGCCACTGTACAAGGAGTTTGCGAATTAAAAGAAGATTACATTCAGCCTTTAGAAATACATCCTCAAATAGATTTTTCTATTATTAACGATATTATTTCTTATAAAAACACTGTTTACATCGCCTCTATAAAAGGTTTATGGAGTATAGAAAAATTATACAAACCTTTAAAAGTTGAGAAACTCATAGAAGAAAACACTACTTCTCTTTTAATAAATAACAATCAATTAATTGTAGCAACAGCTACTAAAGGATTAAAAATTATTGATGATCATACCATTGTAAAAAGTGTTCCTAATTTAGAAAATATTTCATCTATCAAAAAAAGAAATGATGAAATTTGGATTGCTTCCCCAAAAAATGGAATTGATGTTTTAGAAGCAAACACCTATATTTTTAAAAGAAAAATCAACAAATACAATACCGCAATTTCTAGTCAGATAAACACCGTTTTTAAAGACAACCAAAACTCTATTTGGATTGGAAGTTCAAACAAAGGTTTATACAAATATAGTAGCGAGATAGTAGTAATTAAACCAGAAGTATTTATTGAAAATATTGCCGTTAATTATAAATTAATAGACTCTTTAAACGTAACTAAATTAGTTTTAAAATCACATGAAAACAACATTTCGTTTTCTTATAAAACCATCAATTTAAAGAACCCTAAAAACACAGAATACCGTTATCAATTAAATAATGACTTTACGCCTTGGAGCCATCAAAATCAAGTTGATTTTGCAAATCTAAAAGCTGGCAACTATCAATTTACAGTACAATCTAAAGAAGGCAGTTTACTTAGTAAAAAAGTAACCTTTTCTTTTTTTATTGAAACACCTATGTATCAAAAAGCATGGTTTATAATATTATGTATTGCTCTTTTATGCCTCCTTTTAGCTCTTTTTATTGAGTTACATATTAGAAAGCTAAATAAAAAAAATCAGCAAAAAATTGATACTTTAAAAGTAGCAAATCATTTACTGACTTTAGAGCAGAAAGCATTACAGCTGCAGATGAATCCGCATTTTATTTTTAATGTTTTAAATGGGATAAAAGCACTTGGTAATTCTGGAAATTCTAAAGAATTAAATAAAACCATTTCACAATTCTCTATACTTTTAAGAAGTGTTTTAAACAATTCTCGTTTAGAAGAAATTAGCTTACATGACGAAATAGAAACTTTAAAAAACTATTTGGAGTTAGAGCAAAAAATGAATTCGAAATCTTTTAAGTACACCATTCAAACTTCTTTAAATAATATAGACTCAGAAGAGATTTTAATTCCGCCAATGTTATTGCAACCTTTTATAGAAAACTGTATTAAACATGCTTTTCAGCCTAATACATCAGATGCAAAAATCAAACTTCTTATAGAAGTTAAAAATCGCTTCTTACATTTTACGGTAGAAGATAATGGAATCGGTTTTCATCAATCTAAAAAAGTAAAAATAAAATCAAATCATCAGTCTGTAGCGTTAGAAGTAACTAAAGAACGAATTCAGCATTTGTCTAAATACAATTCATTTTCAATCGAAGAAATAAAAGAACAAAATGAAATAAAAGGAACAAAAATTGGATTTAAAATTCCTTTAAAAACTGACTATTAA
- a CDS encoding metallophosphoesterase, giving the protein MERRKFIKNTLFTGIGASLVGGFYAWQVEPFWLEFVHVKMPIKNLPKNLIGKTLMQISDVHVGNKFDYNYIIDSFKKARLYNPDFVVYTGDFVSYETPEQFDQLEKVFEYAVNGKLGTAGILGNHDYGINWLEKDVADRISNILAKKNITILRNEQINFNGLNILGIDDYWGTNFNPTKIMNKYDAEKANLVLCHNPDVCDLNVWNNYKGWILSGHTHGGQVKPPFLPPPILPVENKRYSSGEFDLYDGRTLYINRALGNLYQVRLNVRPEITIFELEEQV; this is encoded by the coding sequence ATGGAAAGAAGAAAATTTATAAAGAATACTTTATTTACAGGAATTGGAGCAAGTCTTGTTGGTGGATTTTATGCTTGGCAAGTAGAACCTTTTTGGTTGGAATTTGTACATGTAAAAATGCCTATTAAAAACTTACCGAAAAATTTAATAGGAAAAACATTAATGCAAATTAGTGATGTTCATGTAGGTAATAAATTTGATTATAATTACATTATAGATTCTTTTAAAAAAGCACGCCTGTATAATCCCGATTTTGTTGTTTACACAGGTGATTTCGTTTCTTATGAAACTCCAGAACAGTTTGATCAATTAGAAAAAGTTTTTGAATATGCTGTAAACGGAAAATTAGGTACTGCTGGTATTTTAGGAAATCATGATTATGGAATCAATTGGTTAGAAAAAGATGTTGCTGATAGAATTTCTAACATTTTAGCTAAAAAAAATATTACAATTTTAAGAAACGAACAAATAAATTTTAATGGTTTAAATATATTGGGTATTGATGATTATTGGGGCACTAATTTTAACCCAACAAAAATTATGAACAAATATGATGCTGAAAAAGCAAACCTTGTTTTATGCCATAACCCAGATGTTTGCGATTTAAATGTTTGGAACAATTATAAAGGATGGATTTTATCTGGACACACACATGGAGGACAAGTAAAACCTCCGTTTTTACCACCTCCTATTCTTCCTGTAGAAAACAAAAGGTATTCTTCTGGAGAATTTGATTTGTACGATGGTAGAACACTTTACATCAATAGAGCTCTCGGAAATTTATACCAAGTAAGATTAAATGTAAGACCCGAAATAACCATTTTTGAATTAGAAGAACAAGTATAA
- a CDS encoding DUF6686 family protein translates to MCQKSKIIASVKNGEISICKDCNNYNLVFNNIFFQFDKEQLNKFKEYVAEIDINYWLDYSASTTQRRKIPVPTFHQNLVLVFDSYEIEELKILLGISKGNKNKMIATADIDYTLILN, encoded by the coding sequence ATGTGTCAAAAATCTAAAATAATAGCTAGCGTTAAAAACGGAGAAATATCAATTTGTAAAGATTGTAATAATTATAACCTTGTTTTTAATAACATCTTTTTTCAGTTTGATAAAGAGCAATTGAATAAATTTAAAGAGTATGTTGCAGAAATAGACATTAACTATTGGTTAGACTATAGCGCAAGCACCACACAACGAAGAAAAATACCTGTCCCTACTTTTCATCAGAATTTAGTTTTAGTATTTGATAGCTACGAAATTGAAGAATTAAAAATACTTTTGGGTATCAGTAAAGGAAATAAAAACAAAATGATAGCTACTGCGGACATTGATTATACTTTAATCTTAAATTAA
- a CDS encoding PepSY domain-containing protein has translation MTISIWRYSHLTLAISSALFIIIASVTGIILAFEPISDKLNSFDVVPTNQISIAETIAVLHQKYDEVITIEVDENDFVSANVILEDGKSVTFYINPKTGEKIGDIIKKKPIYEFATNLHRSLFLKSTGRILIGFVSFLLLLISVTGIVLIAKRQGGISKFFSKIVKEDFNQYYHIIIGRYTLIPIMIITVTGVYLSLEKFSLLPKDTAVHQNIEQKKDTSTVNRANVEFFKTTKLDEVKKIELPFSTDEEDYYYVKLTDKEVAVHQKTGQIISLKKQPLVTFGAYYSLLLHTGKGSILWSFVLLLACFAILFFIFSGFAMTLQRRKKTTIIKNKFHKNEAEYIILVGSETGSTFNFATAFYKALIASGKTVFLSELNQYTSYKKATNLIIFTATYGEGEAPINAKKFISKIESTPQNNILNFSVVGFGSKEYKQYCQFAILVHANLQLHDKFTPILPISKINNQSFSDFNQWLEEWNTFHKTELTITSESLLTTNKKEQEFTVIDKTDINIDDTFLIQLKPNKRTTFESGDLLSITPKNETRSRLYSIAKIDHTILLSIKKHEFGLCSTYFNSLHKTDKMIASVQKNVAFHLPKKAKEVILIANGTGIAPFLGMINGKKSNTKVHLFWGGRTKESFKIYKDTINTAIENKELTSFYTAYSQEEKEKIYVQNILEQQATLIANTLKNGNTIMICGSIVMQKGVTKVLEEISKKHLQSSLHQFEENNQIKTDCY, from the coding sequence ATGACAATTTCTATTTGGAGATATAGCCACTTAACCCTGGCTATATCTTCTGCTTTATTTATTATAATAGCTTCTGTAACCGGAATTATATTGGCTTTTGAACCAATCTCAGACAAATTAAACTCGTTTGATGTTGTGCCTACTAATCAAATTTCTATTGCAGAAACCATTGCCGTATTGCATCAAAAATATGATGAAGTAATTACCATAGAAGTTGATGAGAATGATTTTGTGTCTGCAAATGTTATTTTAGAAGATGGTAAAAGTGTTACTTTTTATATCAACCCAAAAACAGGAGAAAAGATTGGAGATATTATCAAAAAAAAACCAATTTATGAATTTGCTACCAACTTACATCGTTCGTTGTTTTTAAAATCTACAGGAAGAATATTAATTGGTTTTGTTTCCTTTTTACTACTGTTAATTTCCGTTACTGGAATTGTATTAATCGCAAAAAGACAAGGTGGTATTTCTAAGTTCTTCTCTAAAATTGTTAAAGAAGATTTTAACCAATATTACCATATTATTATAGGACGTTATACATTAATTCCTATTATGATCATTACCGTAACCGGAGTTTATTTGTCTTTAGAAAAATTCTCTTTATTACCCAAAGACACTGCTGTTCATCAAAATATTGAACAGAAAAAAGACACATCAACAGTTAATAGAGCTAATGTTGAGTTTTTTAAAACAACAAAATTAGATGAAGTTAAAAAAATAGAATTACCTTTTTCTACAGATGAAGAAGATTATTACTATGTAAAACTTACTGATAAAGAAGTTGCTGTGCATCAAAAAACAGGACAAATTATCAGCCTAAAAAAACAACCACTCGTAACTTTTGGGGCTTATTATAGTTTATTACTCCATACAGGAAAAGGTTCTATTTTATGGTCTTTTGTTTTATTATTAGCATGTTTTGCTATTTTATTCTTTATTTTTTCTGGTTTTGCAATGACTTTACAAAGAAGAAAGAAAACGACAATCATAAAAAATAAGTTTCACAAAAATGAAGCTGAATACATTATACTAGTTGGTTCTGAAACCGGAAGTACTTTTAATTTTGCAACGGCATTTTACAAAGCTTTAATAGCTTCTGGTAAAACGGTGTTTTTATCAGAATTAAACCAATACACAAGCTATAAAAAAGCCACAAACCTTATTATATTTACAGCAACTTACGGTGAAGGAGAAGCACCTATAAATGCTAAGAAATTTATTTCTAAAATTGAAAGCACACCGCAAAACAATATCTTAAATTTCTCTGTAGTTGGTTTTGGCTCTAAAGAATATAAACAGTATTGTCAGTTTGCTATTTTAGTGCATGCTAACTTGCAATTACACGACAAGTTCACTCCTATTCTACCCATTTCTAAAATTAATAATCAATCTTTTTCTGATTTTAATCAATGGTTAGAAGAATGGAATACTTTTCACAAAACAGAACTTACCATAACGTCAGAAAGCCTTTTAACAACTAACAAAAAAGAACAGGAGTTTACAGTTATCGATAAAACGGACATTAATATTGATGACACTTTTTTAATTCAATTAAAACCGAATAAAAGAACAACTTTCGAATCTGGAGATTTACTTTCTATTACTCCAAAAAACGAAACAAGAAGTCGTTTGTATTCTATTGCTAAAATTGATCATACAATTCTGTTAAGCATCAAAAAACATGAATTCGGACTTTGCTCTACTTATTTTAATAGCTTACATAAAACTGATAAAATGATTGCAAGCGTTCAAAAGAATGTTGCCTTCCATCTTCCGAAGAAAGCAAAAGAAGTTATTTTAATTGCCAACGGAACCGGAATTGCCCCTTTTTTAGGAATGATTAATGGAAAAAAATCAAACACAAAAGTTCATTTATTTTGGGGAGGAAGAACAAAAGAATCCTTTAAAATTTATAAAGACACTATTAATACTGCTATAGAAAACAAAGAACTTACTTCTTTTTATACTGCCTATTCTCAAGAAGAAAAAGAAAAAATATATGTTCAAAATATATTAGAGCAGCAAGCAACTTTAATAGCCAATACTTTAAAAAACGGAAATACAATTATGATTTGTGGCTCTATTGTTATGCAAAAAGGAGTTACAAAAGTATTAGAAGAAATCTCTAAAAAGCACCTACAATCTTCATTACATCAATTTGAAGAAAACAATCAAATTAAAACTGACTGTTACTAA
- a CDS encoding LytR/AlgR family response regulator transcription factor, giving the protein MKALTAILVDDIPAALDMLAHDITNNHPEINIIGKAKSVVETAKLLRKQQPDILFLDIMLGDGTGFDILEIFPDLKSKIIFVTASDAFAIKAFKFAAIDYILKPYSDEDLAISIEKVQNQIQPDKAQLHVLQEAVTAPNNKPSKISLHTSEKIIVVNIEDIIRCKADNNYTTFYFKDNSKILVSKTLKYYADMLKEVNFLRVHQSHLVNTIFIKEFIKSDGGYLMLTDNSNVPVSIRKRNEVLEVLNSY; this is encoded by the coding sequence ATGAAAGCATTAACAGCAATCTTAGTAGATGATATACCTGCAGCATTAGACATGTTAGCGCATGATATTACAAACAATCACCCAGAGATAAACATTATAGGCAAGGCAAAGTCTGTTGTAGAAACTGCTAAACTGCTACGTAAACAACAACCAGATATTTTGTTTTTAGACATTATGTTAGGTGATGGAACTGGGTTTGATATTCTTGAAATTTTTCCTGATTTAAAATCGAAAATTATCTTTGTGACTGCAAGTGATGCTTTTGCTATAAAAGCTTTTAAATTTGCAGCTATAGACTATATTTTAAAACCTTATTCTGATGAAGATTTAGCTATTTCTATAGAAAAAGTACAAAATCAAATTCAGCCAGATAAAGCACAACTGCATGTTTTGCAAGAAGCAGTAACGGCTCCTAATAATAAACCTAGCAAAATATCTTTACATACTTCAGAAAAAATAATTGTTGTTAATATTGAAGATATAATCCGTTGTAAAGCGGATAACAACTACACAACATTTTATTTTAAAGATAACTCAAAAATACTCGTTTCTAAAACCTTAAAATATTATGCTGATATGTTAAAGGAAGTCAATTTTTTAAGAGTACACCAAAGTCATTTAGTAAATACTATATTTATTAAAGAGTTTATAAAATCTGATGGTGGTTACCTTATGCTTACCGATAATTCTAACGTTCCGGTTTCTATAAGAAAAAGAAATGAAGTGTTAGAAGTGCTAAATTCTTATTAA